From Streptomyces yatensis, one genomic window encodes:
- a CDS encoding transposase, with the protein MLFFIDHSTRRVHIASVTRHPTGPTLPQVPRMNAIAERWIGSCRREATDRVLITGERHLRLVVGEYAEHYNRHRPHRSLGQRAPDRLTDPEPPIARDHTRSNPRDRLGGLIHEYSQVA; encoded by the coding sequence GTGCTGTTCTTCATCGACCACAGCACCCGCCGCGTGCACATCGCCAGCGTCACCCGGCACCCGACCGGCCCGACACTGCCCCAAGTGCCCCGGATGAACGCCATCGCGGAACGCTGGATCGGATCATGCCGACGCGAGGCAACCGACCGCGTCCTGATCACCGGAGAGCGCCACCTGCGCCTCGTCGTCGGCGAGTACGCGGAGCACTACAACAGACACCGACCGCACCGATCCCTCGGACAACGGGCACCAGACCGACTCACCGACCCCGAGCCGCCCATCGCCAGGGACCACACTCGCAGCAATCCACGCGATCGACTCGGCGGCCTTATCCACGAATACTCGCAGGTCGCATAG
- a CDS encoding integrase core domain-containing protein yields the protein MLAVDFFHIDCALTLRRLYVFFAIEVGTRYVHILGTTSHPDGPWTTQQARNLLMKLGDRASEFTVLVRDRAGQFTDAFDAVLASAGITVVKIPPRSPRANAYAERFVRTVRSEVTDRMLILGQRHLRIVLDEYARHYNGRRPHRGRQLKPPRPDHPIADLSQERIKRRPVLGGLINEYERAG from the coding sequence ATGCTCGCCGTCGACTTCTTCCACATCGACTGCGCCCTCACCCTGCGACGCCTTTACGTGTTCTTCGCGATCGAGGTCGGCACCCGCTACGTACACATCCTGGGCACCACCTCGCATCCCGACGGCCCCTGGACCACCCAGCAGGCACGCAACCTCCTGATGAAACTGGGCGACCGAGCCTCCGAGTTCACGGTCCTGGTGCGGGATCGGGCCGGGCAGTTCACCGATGCGTTCGACGCCGTCCTCGCCAGCGCCGGCATCACGGTCGTGAAGATCCCTCCGCGCAGCCCCCGCGCGAACGCGTACGCGGAACGATTCGTACGCACCGTCCGCTCCGAGGTTACTGATCGCATGCTCATCCTCGGCCAGCGCCACCTTCGCATCGTGCTGGACGAATACGCCCGCCACTACAACGGGCGAAGACCCCACCGCGGACGCCAACTCAAACCGCCCCGACCCGACCATCCCATCGCCGACCTCTCGCAAGAACGGATCAAGCGTCGACCCGTCCTCGGAGGACTTATCAATGAGTATGAAAGGGCCGGATAA